The window acaaacgaggtgatcctaatcgttcatgtagagacatgaaagtgggggcatcctatgtaaaatgtttacataagactgaaccatgaattagtcttttttacattataacaccgtttactgtttaaaactgactatctcaattattgatgacctaggtaacttagtcttaatcctgagttaactatgaactcctgttcacacgagattatccttagatctgcataggtgagggcagctcatcagcgttggcccacaagcctcccatttcaggggtaagatcgggtggatagctgggaacatagggtacaagatggaattcactcctacccgctttagggttagtagataggttgttctcttaagcactgaatccaagtcttgaacaaggggccccaccctctcattggcccgagagggattaagtttatcggttgaaccttaaaccaattgttcaataatggattagtgggacttaaggagcaagatgtaatcttggaggtaaaacggtattttgacccagccaaggttacgagcaacctgtgaaggattaacttactgattatggttttatcaaatggacacaaatatatctatagtgatgggagtgcaactacgagactttagtggaatgacccgttagttaacaaatgttgattaactcggtctaaaagagtttagctagttaatcttgaatcgttggagcccatgatctataggtccattaggttcccctgctagctcatatggattaaacttagaacattgtgatgaaataagtcgaattgttcgaattgggagaagaaagagaaaccgacaatatatagtgatatagtcgtcggtcttctaattagaaatagagctttatgttttacatactataagtatgaatgcggattcatactaagaagctcggaattgatggaattggtaaaaaatagtaaaaagtcaaattgttgacttttgactttgaaaagtcaaactttgaccggccttatattcaaatgtgatttgaattttggaaaaatgaatgcggattcatgcttgggaggttggaattagtcaaagcggacaaaatggtaaaaagtcaaaatattgacttttgactaagaaaagtcaaagtttgacttttgacttggAATAtttaatgaccattttacccttggactaagttagtgggaaaatccaacattttgttggataatcctactaactcttagtgggatatgtggctatatgagatatagacacctagcccactaagttccactaattgttagtggaacattaggtgttgagatttggcaaattaattacatgcatttttgcatgtaattaggttataaataggggtgttttcaaattgttgaagacttttgccttttttaattatccttcaacatctcaacaaaagaaaaattttctaccttccaatcccattttatctccatttctttctacaccaaattgggtcccacaacccggttctttgtccaAGAGGATAgtagttgagtactagtggtggtctcggtttgAATTGACAAGAAggtatcaaagttttttgaaagcttcaaatgtaatatttcctaaaaccctaaCTTGATTAGTTTAgagttacatgttaattgtggcaattagggtagaaattcgattttttttttccgctgtgcatgtcttagttctatcacccctaacttgtaacatcatttctattctttatatttttgtattttttacaTTGTATGTTGTTTATATTGTATAATGGTCAAAGGCctacattctttaatacaatgtaTACTTATACCATTTTTTACCCATCCACGTCTTTGCTATTCACTTGTCTTTATGTTATTTGTAGTTCAGGTTTGTGATTAGTTATTGACAAGAAGCCTTGCTTATAACTCTTATCACGTTTAGCTGAGCTATGTTTATCATTTAACCAGTGTATATCGTCAACTACACAAAAGGACAAGTAGTAGGGATAAAGCTACCCTATGCAAAGAGGTGTTTGGAGACAAACCGCATCTTGGTgagataacttccatcatttgtatCCCGACATTAGGCATGATAGGTTACTTCCCTTAAACATGGAGATTTATAAGTGTTATACGTGATTACTTTTAGATATGCCACGTTTAATTAGGCTTAGTCATTTGGATCCCGAAAGAAGACTAAGTGTGATGTTTAATGACTCCAAGAGGAGTGCGTTTTaatcataaactaatcaaGCAAGTTATATCGCGTCAAGGTTTTCATATAGCTTAGTTGCTTGATAGCACTAGACCTTCCTTCACCCATTCTttcatacaagttagttcatcCACGCTTCAACCATGCATCCTCATTAAATCATCTTACAGATTCTCTAGGTGTACATTAGTAGGTATAGTCTTTCTTACATTCttttatactatatattttatttttttataccaCCTAATTGACAAGTAAAACCCTAGAACTAAGCTTTGATATCAGTTTCCAAGTGTTCGACCGACCTAAATCACCCAGAAAACTTATTATTTCGCTTACACTTGgacaaacaatagaaaaacttgtgTACAATGATGACTTAGATATATATGATGGAAGATATTGAGAGtattttgcatgcaatgatcATATCCACTCGCATGATGAAGAGATTCATGAAGagcattttgcatgcaatATAATGATCCTGAATCAATGTCAtatcatatggaataaacttaaaagCACTATACCAACATAGGCAACATCACTATTTCTCATGACCCTATGTTGTCTAGAATTAAGAGTTATCACTAAGTCTGTGGAGTTGACCAACTAGGTCAAGTTGTAGGCATGGTTTAGTTGGATGGACTTGTACAAACCCACAAATCAAACATGCAAACAGACAAACTACAACGAATCAAAATAGACTAGGTTGCGCAAGATCGACTCTCAACAAGCGTTGATCTTACCAGAATTGTGCAATATACTCCACCCTAAGTCTAAAAAAGTACTAAGCATAATGCTTCTCAGAAATTTAGACCCATCAAATGATCTTTGTAATGGGACAAGAATGGTGTGTCGAGACTTTGGAAAACATGTGATTTTTACTGAAATAGCAATGGGACAACATATTGGCAAACATGTCTTCATACCACATATACCTTTAAGTCTTACAAATGATGAAGGGTATCTATTCAAATTTAAGAGGAAACAGTTTCTAGTACGCTTTAGTTTTGTAATGATCATAACAAGGCATAAGGACAAACAATACCACATGTTGAAAATTACCTTCCACAAGATGTTTTCTCACACGGACAATTATATGTTCCACTTTCCAGAGGCATCTctaagaaaatgacaaaaattcTGTTGAacataaatgttgaaaatgtaacaaaaaaaaaattgtatataaagTACTCATTTAAGCTTTATTATATGTCTTTagtattgttattttttaatttagcactaaatactatttattcattttagcaaacatatatattaacaagGTTCTCACGTGCAATGCACGTTTTTAGTTATCTAGTGTACTTAAAAGACTTCCTAAATATGCGTAAAGTCACTCCAAAGGACTTAAGAGAGACATAAATTCGATTTTGGAATGCAAAGTAAAGGTTTGGAATGTGCGAGATGTGTGCGAGATGATACATCTCgcacattttaaaactttcactatgaattttgaaattaaatttatgtccCTCTTAAGCCTTTGGAGTGCTTTTACGAATGTTTAGGAAGCcttttaagtatatatatattatctcaCACACATCTCACACACATCTCACACATATTTAATTGTAAGGAAATTGTAACATATTTGAAGGACTTGTGTATTATCTCACACACATCAACAACATATTTTATGGGTTCCTTTGGTCCTTCATGTTTTTTgctcttgtttttttcctgGTATATACTCACCAAGTGTGGTTgaagaatcaaataaaaattataaagtataCCTTTTGTGTTTGTATTAGAACTATCTGTGGTGACCTATCTAAAATGGGTCATGTGTTTATGAATCAGCtattggaaaaacaaaattctactGTAAAAAATGGTGCagttttcaaattgattacAACCCAAATTAAGGCGGAAGCTGGCTTGGATAGGAGTTAGTTTTAGTTACTGAtctactataaaaaaaaaaacagtaccAAATTTAATGATTAAAGTCCCAAATTAATGCAGAATCTGTACATAAACTGGAATTTGAGGtctataaaaacataaattggaACTTATATTCCATACAAAATTGGAAGCTGAAAATGAACTtataagtaaattaataattaatgtataatagtaaaatatattcTCCAGATCTGACTTATAAGCccaaaaatttcaatgatATTCATTACAGATTCAACCCGACTTATGTACAGATTTTGCAACATATATGATATACAACTCCTAAAGATTTCACAAAATTGAATTCATAGTAGTGTTGGACTATAGTTGGAACACCGATTGTTTGCCCTAACACCAAATATCAAAGAATTTAGTACTATCTCACAAATCTTGCATCAACTTATTACGCGATAGTTTACCCTCTTATGTGATCATTTAACTTTCTACCTTTAAACGATTGTTTACTTCTTATACGGTCGACTAATTTTTCATACGATTGATCGTTTAACAAAATACCTCTTCAAAACTGAAAAcataatgataatgattttgaacaaatcatttcaaattaaagtGAAAATTATGCTTGGGAATAAGATGTCTAggaattaattataattatgtttgGTTGTGAAGGAATTTTATCACGATCGTTAGCCCTACAACCttctacacgatcgtttagttTTTCACATGATCGTTTAGCTTTCTATCTTCAAACGATCGTTTAACTTTCTACCTTCAAACGATCGTTTACTTAGCTTCTTACACGATCGGCTAACTTTTCATACGAttgtttaacaaaaattattgcTAGTTTTAAGTATAAGTAGAACAGGAGAGCTTTCTTTTCATCTcagacatatttttttcatcttcaaaggCAAAAGCATGGCAAACCAACATacagaaaatagaaaaattgttataatcaACAAACAATAAATCTAGTAAGCCATCCCATTTAACACAAAACCAGCATCCATGGACaagcaaaatatataaaatccCTCACaaataaagaacaataaaacaaCTCCATAACCACGTGGATAGCCCGCCAAGACTTCAGTGATGACCAAGCCTAAACTACTGAAGctagaaatgaaaattctacAAATTACCAATAACTGcttcttttagaatttttaacAAACATATGGTGTCCACAACAAATTATTCTATAACTGAACAATACCACCACAACCAATTAACATAACTTCCAAACATCATAATAAACAGATGAAAATGGTGGGGGAAAGGGAATGAGGAGGTGTGGGGGAAAGGGTAGGTAAAATGGTGGGTTTTTGTATGTAGAAGTTTGAACTGGAGGTCATTGAAGATGGAAAATGAGAAAGACCTTGAAAAAGGTGGAAGGGgaaaatgagtttgaaatgGAGGTCACCGAAGATGGGAAACGAAAAGAACAAAGgataaattaatgaaaatgtgtaAAATGAGAAATTGCCTCACAGTTGCCGACGTTGCAAATGTTCACTGTTgatgttttaagaaaatttcgTTGAGGACAAAATTGACTAACAGTTTGtcttaaaattaagttttttttttttttttcaaactcaattgtaaaagttattaatatcTCCAAAATTGGCATATATTTTGCGATGCAGTTTTTACTTAGTGAAAAGTCCTCTTCTTGCTGCCTGCTTAACTAAAGTCTCCGTCCCTATCTCGGGCATTTCCCGCTAATGGCAAAATATGCTTTAGGGTCTGAACCAGTGGTGGGTTTGTTAACGCCATCGAAGAAGAAGGAGTATAGGGTCACCAACCGCCTTCAAGAAGGGAAAAGGCCTCTTTATGCTGTAGTTTTCAACTTCATCGACTCTCGatatttcaatgtttttgCCACTGTTGGCGGCAATCGGGTCAGCCCTTCATTCATATCTTctacatttgttttctttcgaTTTTGCAGTATTCAAGGGAAAATTCAAGAGTGACCCATCTTTTCTCTTTGAAGTTTTTGTTGCCTTTCGATTACTATTTCCTTCTTGGTGTCGGGTACTTCAGATCTTGTTTCTCTCTTGATGTCTTGCATTTCCAATTGTGATACTGCAAAATCTGCTACTTCTATTAATCCATTTATCATGATTCTTTAGTAAAAAATTGCCTTCACGGCTCCCCCCAAACTCTGGTGCTAATGGCTATGAAATTGTCTCCATGAAAGTTTTGGTTGATGAATTTCAAACTTCGAtgctgttttcttttttttctttttttacatcCGTGGGTGTCCTGATCAGTTAGGCACTGAGTAATTTCAGGTGACTACCCGCCTGACCTTATAACATTTGGTGCAGTTTTAGTGATGCTTAATACTCTTGCAGATTACAGTTTACCAATGTCTTGAAGGGGGTGTTATAGCCGTGTTGCAATCTTACGTCGATGAAGATGTGAGTGACTGTGTTGTAGTTTAATCTCTGATCCGTTTATATTCTCAAGTTACATTGAGTTCTCCATGTACTTTGTAGATCAGAAGGATGAATCTTTTTACACTGTAAGCTGGGCTTACAACGTGGATGGCTCCCCTTTTGTTGTTGCTGGTGGAATCAATGGTATAATCCGTGTTATTGATGCTGGCAGTGAAAAGATATATAAGGTATTGCTTTGGATCATAATCATCAGATTTtagtattttcattttccaacgAGAAGTTGGAATATAGTTTTACATACACTTAAAGAATGCATATGCATATCAGCATACGAATGAATGCCTGTTAATTTAGTTATAGGAgatatcttatttttctcaGTTGTTATATGCATTTTAATGACAATAgtaattatagaaaaagagGAGGGGGGAGGGGGGTGTGTCAGGGGgaccagaaaaaaaaaaatcgaagaGGTTCCAGAGGTAGAGAAGAAATCCACTCACGGAGCAGCACAAACTGAGCATATTCAGAAagtcaataattgagatagagAAACAATTCACTCAATGAGCAGTATCCAATGCCAGTCTATATACATTAGGGAAGTGAATAATCCATCAAATTGCAAGCACCATCCAATTGGTAGCCAAGGGAAAGAGAGGATGGAAGGCTTATAAACATGAAAATGGTTGATggtcataaaaaaaagttgaagttgtCGAACATGATATTTGCTTATCTGTCAGCTAGGTGAACTTGCCATGGAGTTGAACGTGCATTGATTATTTGTAGTAGTTgtacataaattttaattgtatGATTTACTCTCAGGTATTTAACTTGCTTCCATTCCAACTTTGATCTGCTCTTCTTTGCAGAGTTTTGTTGGTCATGGTGATTCAATAAATGAAATCAGGACTCAGCCACTGAAGCCATCACTTGTGATCTCTGCAAGTAAAGTACGGTGCTGAATATGTTCTTAGATTTGTTTAGGATAAGATATATTCTTACGATCTTTTCAAATTACCTTGATTAATGGTTTTAATTGTCCAGGATGAGTCTGTTCGATTATGGAATGTTCATACAGGTATTTGCATTTTGGTATTTGCTGGTGCAGGTGGTCATCGTAATGAGGTCTTAAGTGTGGTAAGGATTAGACTATATGCATttatctcttttaattttcttaattcctaCTCGATCTTCCAATtctgtgttttttttctttttgaagaaatCTTCCAATTGTATGTTAAGTGAACTTTTTGCTTTGAAACCTAGGACATAAAGTGTACTGACGTTATATTTGCTTAGGATTTTCATCCATCAGATATTTATCGCATTGCTAGCTGTGGAATGGACAACACTGTAAAAATTTGGTCAATGAAAGGTAGGGCATTGCCTGTTATGTATTTGTTTAAACCTATTGCCAATGTATATTCTATGAAGATTAAAGTATTGAGACTTGGTCTAATTTGAGTATTATTCATAGTTAACCCAATTGAACCTCAACATAATTTTATGGAATCCTCATTCTATCTTAGTAATCAATCTCGAGATATCTCTTTTCATGCCCTGTGGCATTTTTCCATTCAAATTCAGTGGTCATGAATTGTTCATTGTCCATGTTGTTCCACACTCTTGATTCCGAGCTTTTAATGTCCAAAGGCTAAGTTATGAGTTTTCATTgcatcaattaaaatttttgtttttgttttattttttatttttattatgtcCAAAGGCTAAATTCCAGCTTCTGTTGACTAGctctttataataatttttttctctctattaaTGTTTGCTTCAGAGTTCTGGACATACGTGGAAAAATCTTTTACCTGGACAGATCTTCCATCAAAGTTTCCCACCAAGTATGTCCAATTTCCAGTAAGTATCACACCTCTTTATGTTTCAGATTGACATTTATCTTCTGAATCTAAATTTACTTTGTGAATTCAGGTGTTCATAGCATCAGTTCATTCAAATTATGTTGATTGCAGTAGGTGGCTTGgtgattttattctttcaaaggTGAACAAGCTTCTCTTTCCATTGATAATGTGTTTGACAGTTATTGGTTGATCATGAGAGTATGATGGGAATGGTTTTGCCATGGGTAAAGCACTACTGCCATACCCAAGCGTACATTTCTCTCAAGATCATCTTGTTTCATTTTTGGAAGTATTatagaattgattttggatAAGGCTTAGATTACTCTATAAACTAGAAACCTCCCAACACATCCTGAATACGTTTTGCTTATTTGTTTAGTCAAaatcatatttgtaatatagGGAGTGCATATTTTGCAGTACCAAtcagaaaaatatttaacctACCACGTTGGTGTGCACTCTTAGAAATTTCTGCACAAACACACACGTTTATGTATGTTTGTGATTGTTTGCCGTGGCCTCAACCTACCATTCCACAGAGATGCACATCCTCTAATGTCTACTTCGGGAGACATCTAGGATTTTCTAGTTTTCTACTAGAATAATGAATCTTAGGATTCTAAAACTTGGACACTCGACTCCCTGAACTGCAAGCCATAAGCCTGTGTGATTATTCCCTTGGCACCAAAAAGAAAGtggataaattttttatcatgttttttttataatttttaaaaacaaattatcatCCGGAGTATAATAAGGACTATCTCTGTGCATTTCAGAGTGTTGACAATGAAATTGTGTTGTGGGAACCTAAAATGAAGGAACAGTCACCTGGAGAGGTATGATCATCAACCTTATTTATTTCTGAAacatcaatttattatatttcttccatttgtgcTCAGCACGGCAATTTCTGTGGATCTAAGTTTaccaatgtttttttttgtttagggtACTGTGGATATTCTTCAGAAGTACCCTGTTCCTGAATGTGATATTTGGTTTATCAAGTTTTCCTGTGATTTTCATTATAATGCAGCTGCTATAGGTAAC of the Cucumis sativus cultivar 9930 chromosome 3, Cucumber_9930_V3, whole genome shotgun sequence genome contains:
- the LOC101214918 gene encoding LOW QUALITY PROTEIN: polycomb group protein FIE1 (The sequence of the model RefSeq protein was modified relative to this genomic sequence to represent the inferred CDS: inserted 1 base in 1 codon) produces the protein MAKYALGSEPVVGLLTPSKKKEYRVTNRLQEGKRPLYAVVFNFIDSRYFNVFATVGGNRITVYQCLEGGVIAVLQSYVDEDKDESFYTVSWAYNVDGSPFVVAGGINGIIRVIDAGSEKIYKSFVGHGDSINEIRTQPLKPSLVISASKDESVRLWNVHTGICILVFAGAGGHRNEVLSVDFHPSDIYRIASCGMDNTVKIWSMKEFWTYVEKSFTWTDLPSKFPTKYVQFPVFIASVHSNYVDCSRWLGDFILSKSVDNEIVLWEPKMKEQSPGEGTVDILQKYPVPECDIWFIKFSCDFHYNAAAIGNREGKIFVWELQSXPPVLIARLSHAQSKSPIRQTAMSFDGSIILSCCEDGTIWRWDAMTTT